In Pelosinus sp. UFO1, one genomic interval encodes:
- the htpX gene encoding zinc metalloprotease HtpX, whose amino-acid sequence MNTVRTAVLLAALTGLLLAVGAFFGGTKGMTIMFVVSLLMNFVNYWFSDKIVLSMYGAREVPPQGAVDLIKMVSGLAKKAKLPMPKVYIIDTDVPNAFATGRNPKHAAVAVTTGIMRVLKDEELEGVIAHELAHIKNHDTLVSTIVATVAGVITMIANIAQWTAFLGLENHDDEESFGVTSIVEFIFLVLLAPIAATLIQLGISRAREFQADKIGSSISGNPISLANALEKIEYYAKDKVMLEATPATSHMFIVNPFSGAGIWMMRLFSTHPTTSDRVIKLKELAKNVR is encoded by the coding sequence TTGAATACAGTAAGGACGGCAGTTCTATTAGCTGCTCTAACAGGATTATTATTAGCGGTAGGTGCCTTCTTCGGTGGAACGAAGGGTATGACAATTATGTTCGTAGTGTCTCTGCTGATGAATTTTGTTAATTACTGGTTTAGTGATAAAATAGTTCTTAGTATGTATGGTGCAAGAGAAGTTCCCCCCCAAGGTGCCGTTGATTTAATTAAGATGGTTTCTGGCTTAGCAAAAAAAGCTAAGCTTCCGATGCCCAAAGTATATATTATTGATACTGATGTGCCGAATGCTTTTGCAACTGGACGCAATCCTAAGCATGCTGCTGTAGCAGTAACTACAGGTATCATGCGAGTACTTAAAGATGAAGAACTTGAGGGTGTAATTGCTCATGAGTTAGCCCATATTAAAAATCATGACACTCTCGTTAGTACGATAGTAGCCACTGTCGCTGGTGTCATTACTATGATTGCCAATATTGCTCAATGGACGGCATTCTTAGGTTTGGAAAATCATGATGATGAAGAAAGTTTTGGGGTTACAAGTATTGTAGAATTTATTTTTTTAGTATTATTAGCTCCTATTGCTGCAACTCTAATTCAATTAGGAATTTCACGTGCAAGAGAATTTCAGGCAGATAAAATAGGTAGTTCAATTTCCGGAAATCCGATATCCCTTGCTAATGCCTTAGAAAAAATTGAATATTACGCGAAAGATAAAGTAATGTTAGAAGCAACTCCAGCTACATCTCATATGTTTATTGTTAATCCGTTTAGTGGTGCTGGTATTTGGATGATGAGGTTATTTAGTACTCACCCTACTACTAGTGACAGGGTTATTAAATTAAAAGAGTTAGCCAAAAATGTACGTTAA
- a CDS encoding gamma carbonic anhydrase family protein, translating into MQKQNVISFKGVTPTINDNVFLASGAYIIGNVTIASHANIWFNTVIRGDVHPISIGEYTNIQDNCTIHVMHNQDTVVGDYVTVGHGVILHACHIGSNCLIGMGATILSYTEIGENCIIGAGSLITEHKKIPPNSLVMGSPGKVIRTVTEEEIKIIRQSALTYYEESLYYR; encoded by the coding sequence ATGCAAAAACAAAATGTAATCTCATTTAAGGGGGTTACGCCTACCATAAATGATAATGTATTTTTAGCAAGTGGTGCATATATTATTGGTAATGTTACAATTGCTTCTCATGCAAATATATGGTTTAACACTGTTATACGTGGGGATGTTCATCCTATAAGTATCGGCGAATATACAAATATACAAGATAACTGTACCATACATGTTATGCATAACCAAGATACTGTAGTAGGTGATTATGTTACTGTTGGGCATGGTGTTATTTTGCATGCATGTCATATAGGAAGCAATTGCCTTATTGGCATGGGGGCAACTATATTGAGCTATACAGAAATTGGTGAGAACTGTATTATCGGGGCAGGATCTCTGATAACAGAACACAAAAAAATCCCCCCTAATTCTTTGGTGATGGGGTCGCCAGGTAAAGTGATACGTACAGTCACAGAGGAAGAAATTAAAATAATTAGACAGTCTGCCCTTACCTATTACGAAGAATCACTATATTATCGTTGA
- the ndk gene encoding nucleoside-diphosphate kinase — MEKTLILLKPDAVVKGVCGQIIDRFEKRGFKIIGLKMLQLSKELAETHYQDHRNKPFFQELVTFIISGPLIAMVISGEKSIKATRTMMGLTNPADAAPGTIRGDFALNVRNNIIHGSDSLESAEKEIRTFFTDSELIS; from the coding sequence ATGGAAAAAACTTTGATTTTATTAAAACCCGATGCAGTTGTTAAAGGGGTCTGTGGACAAATTATTGATCGATTTGAAAAACGAGGTTTTAAAATTATTGGCTTAAAAATGTTGCAATTATCGAAAGAATTAGCTGAGACTCATTACCAAGACCATCGGAATAAGCCTTTTTTTCAAGAGCTAGTTACTTTTATTATCTCTGGACCACTGATTGCTATGGTTATATCTGGTGAAAAATCCATTAAAGCAACGCGGACTATGATGGGGTTAACAAACCCAGCGGATGCAGCACCAGGGACTATCCGTGGGGATTTTGCTCTAAATGTTAGAAATAATATAATTCACGGATCTGATAGTTTAGAAAGTGCCGAAAAAGAAATCCGAACTTTTTTTACTGACAGTGAACTCATTTCTTAA